The sequence below is a genomic window from Theobroma cacao cultivar B97-61/B2 chromosome 6, Criollo_cocoa_genome_V2, whole genome shotgun sequence.
gttacacgtaatgtacaaaaacatgtcaCACgtaatgtataaaaatatgtgatatgtcatgtacaaaaatatgtgacacgccatggttaggttgttacacaccatgtacaaaaacatgtgacacaatatggttaggttgttacatgtcatattgaaaaaaaaatattgttattacatgctatgttgaaaaaatattattcttacacgtcatattcaaaatatctTGTTACATTTTAATGCttaaaatgttattgttacttacgaaccaaaacttcaaatcttatcaactctctttatttctttttttttttttgataatttggcacatattaaagtgtttctaacatgttttcataaatcaaaacacaaatttcttatctaaaacacctattttgacaaaaataaaaaaaatttctttgaaaatctaagtttgtaaatttcaaaattttgagtttattggtgtCTAGGTCTCAAATTAATCcaattaaaagctatttcaaaTATCTGTGATCATTTCTaccattttagttttatctaaaatacttaaaaatcaaatttcctaAATAGCTATCCATCCAAGCACATCAAAACCATCACTTGGTGTCTTGAAAGCgcaagaaagagaaatatgaaaacatgagagagaaatcgaaagCATAACAGACGAATGtcgaaaaaagaaatcaacaaaattagtgaaaatgggatggtgagagagagaaatcgaaagTACACATGGagagaaattatgatgaatgatttaatttatttaaaatagtttcaagagtatttttgttaagtaattactaaatatggctaaaaatagttaaatttattttgatggttatttttgaaatgccCTTATCAAGAAGGGTTATTTCTCATAATttcctatttaaaatttttttgttacataatatttaatttttttaaaaattatttaaaaaaattaaaaaaaatctttatacttttattacattcaatcaaatttttattttttttatttttagtgaaataaatttttatattttctattttgagtcaaataagtttttatttaataattgatttaatcaaaacgtcatttgttattttatagcAAATGTTACTGATGTGATAtgttaatatatcataatcGATGATGACATTACATGATAACATTATCATATAGTATTTTTCACTCTCCACTTTTCACTCTTCATACCAACGCCATGTCATTACCATGTAAATATCAAATGTTAtgtgatattttgactaatgataattaatcaatcattaatgatttatttgatcgaaaataaaaatataaaacttaattaaatataataaaaaataaaaatttatttaaattttttaataatttaataacttatttgaacattatattttttttatttgattagttGTACTACATGGTGTGCAAAACGGGAAAGCCATTATATATACTAAATAATTGTCAATAAGTGAAACTTAGTTGTCATAGACGATTTTTTGTTTAGACCGCTATATAACATAACAAGAGAGGCTAGGCTTTGGAAAAAAACAGAGAGATTAGAGCAAGGGAGGCTAGGctttgagaaaaaaagagagatttgAGAAGCTGTCAGCAGAGAATAATGGAAGAGAGCTTTGTGCAGGTGCAGAGATCGGTAAAATGGCTGGAAGACATAACAACAGGTGCCATAGGTTTCGAGCTGGAGTCTCGAACCCTTCAAGGTCTTCGGGTCATCCGAGCCCAGAGGGGGTTCCTACGTTGTAGTTTTACCGTCCCCAGTGATGCATCCGTAAAATCTTGTTCACtttcttattgtttttctACATTTAAAGTTTAACCCTTAGAAATACTTGTTATTTAACTTCTTAATGTTAACctcatttgatttttattttcattgccaTATAATTAGATTAGACAGGGATTTGAATTTATGCTAACGTGGTGAAATCTTTTTCGTTGTGCATGTGATAAAATATAAACCCCTTATTCTGTTTTTGCACTACATGGTTATGCATTGTTAAGTTTTTTGTGGTTTGATTGGTTATCGTAGGATGCAAACGGGAATTGGCATGTTGGAGCCATAGCAACTATAATCGACAACGTTGGAGGCGCCGCCATATACTCCACTGCTGATCGTGTAAAAGTCACTCTTGATTTCAACATTTCATATTATTCGGCGGCCAGGACTCAGGTTCATTATCTTCTATTTGTTTTTGTCGCCTAAAataatcttttatatataataatacccaatttacacactaacttttaaaacattactttttattaattaacaaTGAATAGAATGTTAATACATCCATTACGGCTGCAGGAACAAGTAGAGATAGAGGCAAAGGTAATAGGGAACAAGGGAAAGTTAACATCTGTAGTGGTGGAGGTCAGAAAGAAAGACAATGGAGAGTTAATTGCAATTGGCAAACAATGGACGGCTTCTAATGCTTATAGGTCACCTCAATCTAAgctttaatttagttttaatgatgtgatataaaaaaaattaatgtgatagaaatattcaaaatttttttatttgatacgTGAACAGtatgttaaattatttaacaTGTTCACATTACGTCAGTGTTAGTTATTAACagttaatttatattaatttaaataaaaaaatttgattgtaCAAAATCTCATAATAATGAGATTAAATTGCtcaattttgaataaaaaaattaaattgataaaatttataatataaggACTTATGAGTATTTTGACCAATAAAGATTTATTggcttctatttttcttttttgcctgtgcttttttttttatttcaaatttcttttttttcctaaagATATTATTGCATTGTATTATGATTACTTtacttttcctttgttttttttttgtttgtttagtTTGTCAAAACTGTAAATAGAGAATTGATAAAAGGCAAAGgcaaaagaagaataaagcTTCCTGTAATTCTTCATTAAATTCAAGAATCTATTACAAGCTACCCTTTTATAGTTGATGATTCTACAGTTAACTACCATCATGTGCACTTGCACTGCAAATGCTCAATATATTGAAGTACATGGTGTGAGCAAACGTAGAGCTGTCAATATGGGCTAGCCTGGGCCGGTCTGACTTGGTTTGGCTCAGCTCAAGTCTTTGTgggttaaaaaaatatgagttAGATCGAATCAGTCCATTTTTTATATGGTTCATCAAAACCTCAACCCAGCCCATCCCTTGTTAGCTCATGGGTTGAGTTGGGTCagtctatttttttaaaaaaattattttataattttacttaataaattttctattaataaaattattttatgatttaattcataaattaaaattattaatttgatatgtAAAGCTTAAACacattgaaatatataaaataagtaatattattggtaattaaattattaattttatgtagttaaatatataaaattattaaattaattaaaattattaatttttttgacccATAAGGTTGGCCCGCCTCAGCCCACCCTATCCTTTTGATTTGGTGGGCTGACCCATTTAGGCTCGATTTTAATATGGGCCTAAATTTTTAGGCCCAACCCACttcatattttataaaaaatggaTCAACCTAATGGGCCAGGCCCATTTTGACAAGTATACACAAACGTGTGACGGTCTCACTGCACCAAATTATATTATACTAAATAATTGTCAATAAATGAAGCTTTTTTGTCATTGACGATTTTTTGTTTAGCCCCCCTTATCTATATATGTAACATAACAAGAGAGGCTAGGTtctgaaaaaaagagagattaTAGAAGATCTCAACAGAGAATGGTGGATGAGAGCATTGTGCAGATACAaagatgtcacgacccgaaactccccatcgggcatgtgacaaccgccgcgaggcctcgacagacatttttcaccccgaatgtcgattgaaaccccgcaaggcttagcatcaacttccgcatctccccggtgagcaacagttattaaatctcgcatttcaaaaaaatcataagtcatttttaaataagaacaataaaatattattttttttggctcacaggggtattttcgtaatttttcatcaaaaatctcaaaacttgctaaaaatgtagtaggtaagcagaaaatatatatttaatgatttaaaaacaattaaatatctaaaacgttcatttgaaaacaaattgttgacaactagtactattcaaaaataataaataaaatattctattttctcataaaataaatttttatagaaatattcgttaataatttttcgcacatgaaagtaaagtaaaaattgtatgaatagaaatacagataaccaaaatataagttttgatctgcaatgacacgtgggctccaattgaccaagaggatgtaagactgtgaactcttactttctataatgcagttccgagcttagttctcgtcctactcgactatctacaaactgtcctgagcctgaaaaatgtataggaagaaggggtgagattttataatcccagtgagtaaacagataccatctaaagtatctaaagccgagtaaatggagacaattaaaataagtcatcatactgtaatttcattacctttcagttcatttcaaccaaataaaatcaatccatataaatcgagtaatcaacttggcttatgaatttcttaaaactttggctcgtgccaaaactcatactcggtgataccttgcgcagggcatccaaccgagtccgccaaggctgttaaaattttgtatacacttaaaatatatttttagtttgagaaaaatacagccgttccttggcgttggctgagttccccttcacgtggtggtttggcgtgaagtgaaccctaagctttaccccaggagataccctacgcgcctctccgttcgaggtaataatataatggagtttaccgtgcccctctaataggctggtccacggaaccccctctgcagtaaataattaatatataatccaccaatcaataaaattcattctagcatgacatggcaatttatcgcaacctagcctctcaaggctgaatacacagtataaataattctaacaccaaaatcagtttagccattcatgctcatttattgtcataagccattcaattcaaaaccataaatttgcaacacaaactagcagtctccaattactctattttcaaaaccaatattcgattttccagaaaatttataaaatcattttataaaatcacaatttctcttaaaacatagcaatttaccatttaaacccatttttcataaaatcacacagttgtataaaactactctagataattaagacgataataagtttactcacagtattaggagtagaaatactcctatcttCCGCCCTCGGGTGCAGTCTCTTACCCGAAACAattgactcaccacctatccataatccatgacacaaaattcaataaattgtgtcaatttatcataaattatttcaggctcttatccatgcgtatgcactagataggatttgaaatgtctagacaatcgcttaattgcggtgtccgacctaactcgcctatacacggtgtaaattcctaaaatccccaattcgactccaattccatccatttcaatttcaattatccaattatatccacaatacctcaatgactgtgaatttggtccaatttatcagtccggactataaattacgcttttacccctagtgggtaaaaatttcaatttattgcaccgaaaattcccatttaatttccaacctcataattcatcatttttccacccaattctcttaaaataaagtcaacctcatcctcacataccattggctagattcggcctagggaaattcatggagaagataaatatttttcttgttgttttactcataaacatgctaaactaacactaaacactaacatagctcaaaatcaaatttatctaacaactttctctctctaaacccatatgaccagaattcaaatcatcctcaaatcacatgattcaaccatgaaaaatgatggaaaatgcatgggaaaggtaaagcacaagacaaatttaagaaatgttaccttttttcacttgatttttgaatttccacctattttccctttaaatttcttagctagggttttattttctcctttctctctcttgtttcttgcttggccgaatgttgaagaagaagaatgggtgggctgatttttttatgccttttttattgtttaatgaaataatattattttattcatattttaaatattttattaattcatttttttttctagccatccatttgtcctactttttccaccatgcattccctttgacttatccaagtcttaagtgaaatttccagatttttccaaagttttggtggagcaaattcttcaaaattacacttttgcccccgaacttttcaaaaattacatttttgccccaaaaattgaaaatttgccataatgcataatttgcactcctcatactcatttcacactccaaataattaaatttgatcaaaatcctttcaaaaattaaatttttgatttcggatggcaaaattaccattttacccttttactccaaattataccgaaattaaaatttttcacttctaaacctcaaatcttactccaataagtcaaatggggccaaaaatcttttctaaaaatttccattttgtccccaggtggcaaatgaccattttgcccctagatagcgaaaattccaatttgactccaaattgatcctcgaactccgaatcaccatattaacccattctgggactttaaaattcttaatttcattgtaaattctctatttgatctagttcgaggcttaaatcaactttattgtacctctaggtacaataccgacttttgtaaatttttcaagactctcttagcatgtaaacatgctatccaccacatgtatgtcatcacaaatatttctgtagagtcgggcttgtcatcttctcccccacttggatcaaccatatgatcctccttcttgattgacttcgacatccggctaaatattaatattttaatattattttattaataaaatattattttattctaaaaattttatcttgtctccttggtaccaaaaataccttattatgcctcacttgacttccaaatcgccttttatctcacaaattctcctccgataaaattattattattttatta
It includes:
- the LOC18595957 gene encoding uncharacterized protein LOC18595957; amino-acid sequence: MEESFVQVQRSVKWLEDITTGAIGFELESRTLQGLRVIRAQRGFLRCSFTVPSDASDANGNWHVGAIATIIDNVGGAAIYSTADRVKVTLDFNISYYSAARTQEQVEIEAKVIGNKGKLTSVVVEVRKKDNGELIAIGKQWTASNAYRSPQSKL